From a region of the Mucilaginibacter auburnensis genome:
- a CDS encoding FecR family protein → MEYSKENLAALLRKQQWTADEYKWLLQYINHEDNSELEHVAREDYEQQLIHAYNNQLPFSTEVLANIHSKLKENEAQRKQFKLSRWVAVAASVIGVLFCTVVYLHNKNIEVKPKLTDNLIKNDVAPGTTKAMLKLSNGSTVVLNDDKTEHIAHHGGADIVEDGGKLSFNKESAASVNDNTYTLSYNSLITPRGGQFQLQLADGTRVWVNSASQLQFPAVFKGKERRVKLVGEAYFEVAKNKEMPFIVEVGSSQVKVLGTHFNIRAYAEEGKTPVEATLLEGSIRFTNADNSVLLKPGEQASLAANGALALNENVDTDEITAWKNGFFHFQKRRLDFIMRELARWYDIEVVYKDPIDASFFAEMPKNTNLSDALKALQLTGKVRFAVDGKRVTVLKQ, encoded by the coding sequence ATGGAATACTCAAAGGAAAACTTAGCGGCTTTGCTGCGTAAGCAGCAATGGACTGCGGACGAGTATAAGTGGCTGTTGCAATATATTAACCATGAGGACAACTCCGAATTGGAGCATGTTGCGCGCGAGGATTATGAGCAGCAGCTAATACACGCTTACAACAATCAATTGCCATTTTCCACCGAGGTTCTGGCTAATATTCACAGCAAGTTAAAAGAAAACGAGGCACAACGTAAGCAATTTAAATTGAGCCGATGGGTGGCCGTTGCAGCCTCTGTAATTGGTGTTTTATTCTGCACGGTTGTTTATCTGCATAATAAAAACATTGAGGTAAAGCCTAAACTTACTGATAATCTTATAAAAAATGACGTTGCTCCCGGTACAACCAAGGCAATGCTTAAACTTTCAAATGGCTCAACAGTTGTTTTAAATGACGATAAAACAGAGCATATAGCACACCATGGCGGTGCCGATATAGTTGAAGATGGAGGTAAGCTTTCTTTCAATAAAGAAAGCGCTGCTTCTGTTAATGACAATACCTATACCTTATCATATAATTCTTTAATCACACCACGCGGCGGACAATTTCAGCTTCAGTTAGCTGATGGCACCAGAGTTTGGGTCAATTCTGCCTCCCAACTACAATTTCCTGCAGTATTTAAAGGCAAAGAGCGCAGGGTAAAGTTAGTTGGCGAAGCCTATTTTGAAGTGGCAAAAAATAAGGAAATGCCTTTTATAGTTGAAGTTGGATCTTCGCAAGTAAAAGTGCTGGGTACCCATTTTAATATACGTGCTTATGCTGAGGAAGGCAAAACTCCTGTTGAAGCCACATTGCTTGAAGGTTCTATCAGGTTTACCAATGCTGATAACTCGGTTTTACTTAAACCGGGAGAACAGGCAAGCTTAGCAGCCAATGGGGCTTTAGCATTAAACGAAAACGTGGATACAGACGAAATAACAGCTTGGAAGAATGGGTTTTTCCACTTTCAAAAGCGACGTCTTGACTTTATCATGCGTGAACTGGCACGCTGGTATGACATTGAAGTGGTTTACAAGGACCCGATAGATGCATCTTTTTTTGCAGAAATGCCTAAAAACACAAACTTGTCTGATGCCTTAAAGGCATTGCAACTAACCGGGAAGGTAAGGTTTGCTGTAGATGGTAAACGGGTAACCGTGTTAAAACAATAA
- a CDS encoding RNA polymerase sigma factor, translating into MGEIKRIVEQDDKQLVVRLILGDEKAFDLLYNKYHVSIYRNILKLVKSEDTAKDILQEVFVCLWEKRNKIDVNKPIANWLFVISYNKSISFLKKCANALVIFEDVIIDISADNAEPFITEEKLAFIEKTINRLSPQKKRVLELCKIERRTYEEAAKEMGISRHTVKEYLTDAVATLKFHVKNHFDDPAVVALVLLFMPFLKK; encoded by the coding sequence ATGGGTGAAATTAAGCGCATTGTCGAGCAGGATGATAAGCAGCTGGTTGTTCGTTTAATTTTGGGCGATGAAAAGGCCTTTGATCTTTTGTACAATAAGTATCATGTGTCTATTTACCGCAACATTTTAAAGTTGGTAAAAAGTGAAGATACAGCGAAAGATATTTTACAGGAGGTGTTTGTTTGTTTGTGGGAGAAGAGGAACAAAATTGATGTTAATAAACCCATTGCCAACTGGTTGTTTGTTATAAGCTACAACAAGTCTATCAGTTTTCTTAAAAAGTGTGCTAATGCGCTTGTAATTTTTGAAGATGTAATTATTGATATCTCGGCAGATAATGCGGAACCCTTTATAACAGAAGAAAAATTAGCCTTTATTGAAAAAACAATAAATAGGTTGTCTCCACAAAAAAAGCGGGTGCTCGAACTTTGCAAAATAGAAAGAAGAACCTATGAGGAGGCCGCTAAAGAAATGGGCATATCCCGCCATACCGTTAAGGAATATCTCACAGATGCGGTAGCCACGCTTAAATTTCACGTAAAAAACCACTTTGATGACCCTGCAGTAGTGGCTCTTGTACTATTGTTTATGCCTTTTTTAAAAAAATAA
- a CDS encoding phosphatase PAP2 family protein — MQQRLKFIFVFITITLSGYCCSAQRALQRWDDRVMINLAENRTPQKTAFMLFLTKTYTYGDIGVPAALLAGGIIGNDRQMRENALYVASSTAITYGLNQLIKVIVKRPRPFVQNIKIVPVYHASEYSFPSGHTSSTISTATALSIAYPKWYVIAPAFLWAGSVSYSRMYLGVHYPTDVAGGAILGAGTAVSLSFLKANQPAQ, encoded by the coding sequence ATGCAACAGAGGTTAAAATTTATTTTCGTTTTTATAACTATTACCTTATCCGGGTATTGTTGCTCTGCCCAGCGTGCGTTACAGCGGTGGGATGATCGCGTTATGATCAACCTTGCGGAGAACCGCACTCCTCAAAAAACTGCATTCATGTTGTTCCTTACCAAAACTTACACTTACGGAGACATTGGTGTGCCCGCAGCACTTTTGGCAGGAGGAATTATTGGTAACGACAGGCAAATGCGTGAAAACGCGCTTTATGTAGCCAGCAGTACTGCAATAACCTACGGACTAAATCAACTTATAAAAGTTATAGTAAAACGCCCCCGGCCATTTGTTCAAAACATTAAAATTGTTCCGGTCTATCATGCCTCCGAGTACTCATTCCCTTCTGGTCATACATCATCCACTATATCTACAGCTACAGCGTTATCCATTGCCTACCCTAAATGGTATGTTATAGCCCCTGCATTTTTATGGGCGGGGTCGGTTAGCTATTCGCGCATGTATCTGGGAGTACATTATCCTACCGATGTTGCAGGCGGCGCCATTTTAGGTGCAGGCACGGCAGTATCTTTATCTTTCCTTAAAGCCAACCAGCCTGCACAATAG
- a CDS encoding GAF domain-containing protein codes for MLTLFTDKPLRFQFSFHKVIEKLEATAADSTNWRSAYATDLLARVNQHPELRDGITDIKQMNENEALIRELLADLFPEDLTLNEIKAVSLPYQSLAFNKTQRFQNILNDAGPDFSINIRDFTEHQYYVLSCCIILSEFYNVHFDFSRPLFYDIPTKDGIVKHYRILYNGDFLEILPTKEAPEITPEQISELIDNYDDLALWKKTFPVDHWTIKGFVIMNLVDVTTESALSTLKEDLLSKQPPQVVKESLQNAFRSIFRLPDIRIGFSRFDMDEGYFNNKAVGLKFDSYILGCEMDARLSGEPYQCIMHDQTYFAGSDVEKMLLEYPDSKLLKHLHDQGVQSFILAPVIKNDTLLGVLELVSPQKNVLNSVTANKLDIIMPFLVDTIDRKVQEMQNHVQALIQEHYTTLHPSVYWKFKREATNYITETNAGLDYNFKEITFKDVYPLYGQVDIGESSITRNRSVQIDIGNQLKALIAILDAAKRPGKDLAIEELLFDLRTFYDELNTGLRADTEQQIQHYIETRVYTVLRSLPAKDEVATYFEQADAHTGAFHQQRRNYEKTLSLINQKLINVIDARQAEIQQYFPHYFERFKTDGIEHNMYMGANIAPKLNFKPQDLKRLRLWQLRVIAEMEIEQFELKSILPYQLGVTSLILVFSTPIAIRFRMDEKHFDVDGAYNIRYEVIKKRIDKANIKGTTQRITQQGKITIVYAKAEEEREYKKYIKILQAEGILDKTVEKLEVEDLQGVSGLKALRVGVLHNQNLAVLRAASYDKLYEQLG; via the coding sequence ATGCTAACGCTGTTCACCGACAAACCCTTACGCTTTCAGTTTTCATTTCATAAAGTAATTGAAAAGCTGGAGGCAACAGCTGCGGATAGCACTAACTGGCGTAGCGCTTATGCTACAGATCTTTTAGCTCGCGTAAATCAACACCCTGAACTTCGGGATGGCATTACCGACATCAAGCAAATGAACGAAAATGAGGCGCTGATAAGAGAACTATTGGCCGACCTTTTCCCCGAAGACCTTACCCTTAATGAAATAAAAGCGGTAAGCCTGCCCTACCAGTCGTTAGCTTTTAACAAAACGCAGCGCTTTCAAAATATCTTGAATGATGCCGGGCCCGATTTTTCTATCAATATACGCGACTTTACAGAACATCAATATTATGTATTAAGCTGCTGCATTATTTTAAGCGAGTTTTATAACGTTCATTTTGATTTTAGCCGACCGCTTTTTTACGATATTCCTACCAAAGATGGAATTGTAAAGCACTATCGCATTTTATATAATGGCGATTTTTTAGAAATTCTGCCAACAAAAGAAGCTCCCGAAATTACGCCGGAACAGATCAGTGAGCTGATAGATAATTATGATGACCTCGCACTTTGGAAAAAAACCTTCCCGGTTGACCATTGGACAATTAAGGGCTTTGTAATAATGAATCTGGTTGATGTGACAACAGAAAGCGCATTATCTACCCTCAAAGAAGACCTGTTGAGTAAACAACCGCCACAAGTGGTTAAGGAAAGTCTTCAAAACGCTTTTCGTTCCATATTCAGGTTGCCCGATATCAGAATTGGCTTTTCCAGATTTGATATGGATGAGGGCTACTTTAATAACAAAGCTGTAGGCTTAAAATTTGACAGCTATATATTAGGTTGTGAAATGGATGCCAGGCTAAGCGGAGAGCCCTATCAGTGCATCATGCATGATCAAACCTATTTTGCAGGCTCTGACGTTGAAAAAATGCTACTGGAATATCCTGACAGCAAATTGCTTAAGCATTTACACGACCAGGGGGTGCAAAGCTTTATTTTGGCGCCTGTAATCAAAAACGACACTTTGCTGGGGGTATTGGAGTTAGTATCGCCTCAAAAAAATGTATTAAATAGCGTTACAGCCAACAAGCTGGATATTATAATGCCGTTTTTGGTTGATACCATTGACCGCAAAGTGCAGGAGATGCAAAACCATGTGCAGGCCCTTATTCAAGAACATTATACTACCCTGCACCCCAGCGTTTACTGGAAGTTTAAGCGCGAGGCTACCAATTATATCACCGAAACGAATGCCGGCTTAGACTATAATTTTAAAGAAATTACTTTTAAAGATGTTTACCCACTGTACGGCCAGGTTGATATTGGCGAATCATCAATAACCCGCAACCGGAGTGTACAAATTGATATTGGTAACCAACTAAAGGCGCTCATAGCTATTTTGGATGCGGCCAAGCGCCCGGGCAAGGACTTAGCCATTGAAGAGCTATTGTTTGACCTCCGTACTTTTTATGACGAGTTAAACACCGGCCTGCGTGCAGATACCGAGCAACAGATACAGCACTATATTGAAACGCGGGTTTATACCGTGTTGCGTTCGCTACCTGCAAAAGATGAAGTAGCTACTTATTTTGAACAAGCCGATGCACATACCGGCGCTTTCCATCAGCAACGCCGCAATTACGAAAAAACCTTGTCGCTTATTAATCAAAAACTAATTAATGTTATTGATGCGCGGCAGGCCGAGATACAGCAATATTTCCCGCATTACTTTGAACGTTTTAAAACAGATGGCATTGAGCATAATATGTACATGGGTGCAAACATTGCCCCTAAGCTAAACTTCAAGCCCCAAGATTTAAAACGACTGCGGTTGTGGCAGCTACGTGTGATTGCAGAAATGGAAATAGAGCAGTTTGAGTTAAAAAGCATCCTGCCGTATCAATTGGGGGTTACCTCGCTTATACTGGTTTTCAGCACACCTATCGCCATTCGTTTCCGCATGGATGAAAAGCACTTTGATGTAGACGGCGCTTATAATATCAGATACGAGGTAATTAAAAAACGTATTGATAAGGCCAATATAAAGGGAACTACCCAACGCATCACTCAACAGGGCAAGATCACCATCGTATACGCGAAAGCCGAAGAAGAACGCGAGTACAAGAAATACATTAAAATATTGCAAGCTGAAGGTATACTGGATAAAACTGTTGAAAAATTGGAGGTGGAAGACCTGCAGGGCGTGTCAGGACTAAAAGCACTGCGCGTTGGCGTGCTTCATAACCAGAACCTGGCGGTATTGCGCGCTGCATCATACGATAAATTGTATGAGCAGTTAGGCTAA
- a CDS encoding BamA/TamA family outer membrane protein, whose product MARNLNLKVFLPVLLVLRFSAGYAQTTPDSIVVAVEPAYDKVGGLHRTVFGDSYRKLWATPVKMRVFHLSKEKGGLKIIQRGGGFQTKSLRLEDATGQEWVLRTIQKYPERVLPATLRQTIAATIIQDQISAEHPFSALIVPPLAAALKVPHANPEVVFIPDDPAFGEHRADFANQVFLFEEREPLDAKKTDNTQKAQDRLQEDNDNTVDQKTVLRARLLDMLLGDWDRHEDQWRWERVKGTNGTVYEPVPRDRDQVFYSTSGVLPWLVSRHLLMSKFQSYEDHIRSINRWNFNARSFDRYFLNGLSQEDWEKEIAFVQQTLTDDVITRAIKRMPANIYVQGGEELKRKMIARRDILNKQALKYYRFLSSTVEIPASDKHEYFDITNLRDGKLSVVINKAKKGGAKEQVIYSRTFDPKVTDEIRLYGMDGEDTFKIHGDKNSPIRVRMIGGGGEDTFSVDSTLNGKGGRYVYDRSDKKNNYPNKGLRLRLGTDSTVNGFNKFNFKYDFFQPLILGSFNKDYGLQFIGNFIWQKHGFRKEPYAFRQSLMVSYSFTYNSLLLNYNGIFKDAIGNNDLVVNVLNKGPNYTSNFFGVGNNTVFENTGNRRLRYYQNVYNYTEADVRVKHYYENKWNISGGIVAQYYNGDPDDNTDRFLNAYNQLHPNEKVFSSQINAGLVAGFGVDTRNQGAIPHKGVYWNTNLLAVKALNSNSHTFGQIQTDFSFYVDPLRDSSLVLAVRTGGGTSFGNPSYYQQLKLGGNQNLRGYYIGRFTGKSMVYNNVELRLKVLDFASYLLPGTLGLVGFNDVGRVWAPGETSSQWHVGYGGGIYFSPAQLILIQAVAGFSKEGAYPYIQAGFRF is encoded by the coding sequence ATGGCACGTAACCTAAACCTCAAAGTTTTTCTGCCTGTTTTATTGGTCCTGCGCTTTTCTGCCGGATATGCTCAAACAACTCCGGATAGTATTGTGGTGGCTGTTGAGCCCGCGTATGATAAGGTAGGCGGCTTACACCGTACTGTTTTTGGTGACAGTTACCGCAAGCTATGGGCTACGCCGGTTAAAATGCGTGTTTTTCATTTAAGTAAAGAGAAAGGCGGGCTCAAAATAATACAACGTGGTGGCGGCTTTCAAACCAAATCGTTAAGGTTGGAGGATGCAACGGGGCAGGAATGGGTATTGCGCACTATTCAAAAATACCCGGAACGCGTACTGCCTGCAACATTACGGCAGACCATTGCGGCCACCATTATTCAGGATCAGATCTCGGCGGAGCATCCGTTTTCTGCATTGATCGTTCCGCCTTTGGCTGCTGCCTTAAAGGTTCCCCATGCCAATCCCGAGGTTGTTTTTATTCCTGATGACCCCGCTTTTGGCGAGCATCGTGCTGATTTTGCCAACCAGGTGTTTTTATTTGAAGAGCGGGAGCCGCTTGATGCGAAAAAAACCGACAACACGCAGAAAGCACAGGACCGTTTGCAGGAAGACAATGACAATACAGTTGACCAGAAAACGGTGCTTCGCGCACGCCTTTTAGATATGTTGCTGGGCGATTGGGACCGCCACGAAGACCAATGGCGCTGGGAGCGCGTAAAAGGGACCAATGGCACCGTTTATGAACCTGTTCCGCGCGACCGTGATCAGGTATTTTATAGTACATCGGGCGTGCTGCCCTGGTTGGTTTCAAGGCATTTATTAATGTCAAAATTTCAAAGTTATGAAGACCACATCCGCTCAATAAACCGCTGGAATTTTAATGCCCGCTCTTTTGATCGTTACTTTTTAAATGGTCTTAGTCAGGAGGATTGGGAAAAGGAAATTGCTTTTGTGCAGCAAACTTTAACTGATGATGTGATAACACGGGCAATAAAACGTATGCCCGCCAATATTTATGTACAGGGAGGCGAAGAATTAAAGCGTAAAATGATAGCGCGCCGGGATATTCTTAATAAGCAGGCCTTGAAGTACTACAGGTTTTTATCATCAACTGTTGAGATACCAGCTTCAGACAAGCATGAGTATTTTGATATAACTAACCTGCGTGATGGTAAACTTAGTGTGGTGATCAACAAAGCTAAAAAGGGTGGCGCAAAGGAGCAGGTGATCTACAGTCGCACTTTTGATCCGAAAGTTACTGATGAGATCCGCCTGTATGGCATGGATGGAGAAGATACCTTCAAAATACATGGCGATAAAAACTCACCGATAAGAGTGCGGATGATAGGTGGCGGTGGAGAAGATACTTTCAGCGTTGACAGTACACTTAACGGTAAAGGCGGGCGATATGTGTATGATCGTTCAGATAAGAAAAATAATTATCCCAATAAAGGATTGAGGTTACGATTAGGTACCGATAGTACGGTTAACGGCTTTAATAAGTTCAACTTTAAGTATGACTTTTTTCAGCCGCTCATATTGGGCAGCTTTAATAAGGATTACGGTCTGCAATTTATAGGCAACTTTATATGGCAAAAGCATGGTTTCCGCAAAGAGCCATACGCTTTCAGGCAGAGCTTAATGGTTAGTTACAGCTTCACATATAATTCGCTGTTGTTGAACTATAATGGCATTTTTAAAGATGCTATTGGCAACAATGATCTGGTAGTGAATGTGCTGAACAAAGGGCCTAACTATACCAGCAACTTCTTTGGCGTAGGTAATAATACCGTGTTTGAAAACACAGGCAACCGCCGCCTGCGGTATTATCAAAACGTTTACAATTACACGGAAGCTGATGTACGCGTAAAGCATTATTATGAAAATAAATGGAACATAAGCGGAGGTATAGTAGCTCAATATTACAACGGTGATCCGGATGATAACACCGACAGGTTCTTGAACGCCTACAACCAGCTTCATCCTAACGAGAAGGTGTTTTCATCACAAATAAATGCGGGATTAGTTGCCGGCTTTGGCGTAGATACCCGTAACCAGGGGGCTATTCCACATAAAGGGGTTTATTGGAACACTAACCTACTGGCAGTTAAAGCGCTAAATTCAAACTCGCACACCTTTGGTCAAATACAAACAGATTTTAGTTTTTATGTTGATCCGCTACGCGACTCTTCATTGGTACTGGCTGTGCGTACAGGCGGTGGTACATCGTTTGGTAACCCATCCTATTATCAGCAGTTAAAACTGGGCGGTAATCAAAACCTGCGAGGTTATTACATTGGCAGGTTTACCGGCAAGAGCATGGTATACAACAATGTTGAGCTGCGTTTGAAGGTATTGGATTTTGCATCGTATTTATTACCGGGCACCTTGGGCCTGGTTGGCTTTAATGATGTTGGCCGTGTATGGGCGCCCGGCGAAACCTCATCGCAGTGGCATGTTGGTTATGGCGGCGGCATTTACTTTTCTCCGGCGCAGCTGATATTGATACAAGCGGTAGCCGGTTTTTCTAAAGAAGGAGCTTATCCGTATATACAGGCGGGCTTTAGGTTTTAA
- a CDS encoding SdiA-regulated domain-containing protein, whose protein sequence is MKNRSIYWWCVLGLMLVFSGMACIEKPAVKNPPGYDLTKPVRYNMPDGLLEISGIALYHGRADSIYAEQDEDGRIYYLKPGDGKVAHSKFAGHGDYEDIAIMGELLYILRSDGVIFTFPFKQVQSGNIANVKELKGLLPAGEYEGMCVDEKSKQLYVLCKSCKGNNEKKVGAGYIFNALPGNGLKASGNFTINVKDIEAQLGKNKMTFRPSALAKNTKTNEWYILSSVNKALVITDVNWQVKAAYPLNPSLFIQPEGMAFDNQNSLYISNEGDKLTPGTILKFIYKK, encoded by the coding sequence ATGAAAAACAGGAGCATTTATTGGTGGTGCGTATTAGGCTTAATGCTGGTATTTTCTGGTATGGCCTGTATTGAAAAGCCTGCGGTAAAAAACCCGCCTGGGTATGATCTGACAAAGCCGGTAAGATATAACATGCCGGATGGCTTGCTGGAAATATCGGGCATAGCTTTATACCATGGCCGTGCTGACTCCATTTATGCCGAGCAGGATGAAGATGGACGCATATACTACCTTAAACCAGGTGATGGTAAAGTTGCTCACTCCAAATTTGCAGGCCATGGCGATTACGAGGATATAGCGATTATGGGTGAGCTGCTTTATATACTGCGTAGCGACGGCGTTATATTTACGTTTCCGTTCAAACAAGTGCAGAGCGGCAACATAGCCAATGTTAAGGAATTGAAAGGCCTGCTACCCGCCGGAGAGTATGAGGGCATGTGTGTCGATGAAAAATCTAAACAGCTTTATGTGTTGTGCAAAAGCTGCAAAGGCAACAATGAAAAGAAGGTAGGAGCGGGTTACATTTTCAATGCCCTACCCGGTAACGGTTTGAAAGCATCCGGCAACTTTACCATCAACGTAAAAGATATAGAAGCGCAATTGGGCAAAAACAAAATGACGTTTCGCCCATCGGCTTTGGCTAAAAACACCAAAACTAACGAGTGGTATATTTTATCATCTGTAAATAAAGCGCTTGTTATTACCGATGTCAACTGGCAGGTTAAGGCAGCTTACCCACTTAACCCATCACTGTTTATTCAGCCCGAAGGTATGGCGTTTGATAACCAGAATAGCCTGTACATATCTAACGAGGGCGATAAGTTAACGCCGGGTACTATATTAAAATTCATTTACAAGAAATAG
- the ppk1 gene encoding polyphosphate kinase 1, translating into MKKDHFYNRDLSWLSFNGRVLQEAARPDVPLLEKVNFLAIFSSNLDEFYRVRMPVLIAMDKLGKFADEELNPLLQARQVIMRQQNLFGSIFREEILAGLAKHDVCLLFNEELPATILPQITDYFYSQVMAFLRPVDVLNDNHFEPKNNEIYFLVTLAAGKKEQVFALQVPSELPRFFKVNAADKTYIVFLDDIIKNNLDKLFKDVEITGYYSFKITRDAELELKDEYPGDLSEQIEQQLQHRDEGIATRFLHQPGVPLRTLQLIGERWNIASASFVEGGMYHNFKDLSSLPLDIKALKYSKWPTAASVINRDEDLFSQIEREDILVNTPYQPYDAILRFFNEASQDSNVIEINITLYRVARDSRIIHALINAALMGKKVTVMVELKARFDEANNIKWAKRMKAAGVNIIYSITALKVHAKVALVKRMVDNRAKYYGLLSTGNFNENTAAYYTDHILMTANGDLLREMELLFLFLAKRQKPQPQDQGVFSNLLVAGFNLQQRFLEMIDREMANAQKGLPAAVTIKLNNLEERVLISKLYEASRAGVKVSLIVRSICCLIPGQPGMSDNITIKRIVDRYLEHGRIFIFHNNGNPEVFMGSADWMNRNIYRRIEVCFPVLSSSLKEEVIAMVTLQLQDNVKAVWLNDKIENIAVTGGEPSVQSQQAISDMLNHKILQA; encoded by the coding sequence ATGAAAAAAGATCATTTTTACAACCGTGATCTGAGCTGGCTTAGCTTTAACGGGCGGGTATTGCAGGAAGCCGCGCGCCCCGATGTGCCTTTGCTGGAAAAGGTTAATTTCCTGGCTATATTTTCATCTAATCTGGACGAGTTTTACCGGGTGCGCATGCCTGTACTGATAGCCATGGATAAGCTGGGTAAGTTTGCTGATGAAGAACTGAATCCATTATTACAGGCACGGCAGGTTATTATGCGCCAGCAAAATCTGTTCGGAAGCATTTTTCGTGAAGAAATATTGGCTGGATTGGCGAAGCATGACGTTTGCTTGTTGTTTAATGAAGAACTACCGGCAACTATACTTCCACAAATTACTGATTACTTCTATAGCCAGGTTATGGCTTTCTTGCGCCCGGTAGACGTATTAAATGATAACCACTTCGAGCCGAAGAACAACGAGATTTATTTTTTGGTGACCTTGGCGGCCGGGAAAAAAGAACAGGTATTTGCGTTACAGGTACCATCAGAACTTCCACGGTTTTTTAAGGTAAATGCTGCAGATAAAACGTACATCGTTTTTTTAGACGACATCATTAAAAATAACCTTGATAAGCTTTTTAAGGATGTTGAAATTACAGGCTATTATTCGTTCAAGATAACACGCGATGCCGAACTGGAATTAAAGGATGAATATCCCGGCGACCTTTCGGAACAAATAGAACAACAATTGCAACATCGCGATGAAGGCATAGCTACACGTTTTTTGCACCAGCCGGGCGTGCCCTTGCGTACCCTGCAACTGATTGGCGAGCGGTGGAACATTGCATCTGCGAGCTTTGTAGAGGGTGGAATGTACCATAACTTTAAAGATCTTTCTTCACTGCCGTTAGATATTAAGGCGCTTAAGTACAGCAAATGGCCCACCGCTGCCAGCGTTATTAACCGTGACGAAGATCTGTTTAGCCAGATAGAACGGGAAGATATTTTAGTTAATACGCCTTATCAGCCATACGATGCCATATTGCGCTTTTTTAATGAGGCATCGCAGGATAGTAATGTAATAGAGATAAATATTACGCTGTACCGTGTAGCACGCGACTCGCGCATTATACATGCGTTGATCAACGCCGCCTTAATGGGTAAAAAGGTTACAGTGATGGTGGAGTTGAAAGCGCGCTTTGATGAAGCTAATAACATCAAGTGGGCCAAGCGCATGAAAGCCGCAGGGGTGAATATTATTTATAGTATAACAGCCCTAAAGGTTCATGCTAAAGTAGCATTGGTTAAACGCATGGTTGACAACCGTGCCAAGTATTACGGACTGCTTTCTACCGGTAATTTTAACGAGAATACCGCCGCTTATTATACAGACCATATCCTGATGACGGCAAATGGCGATCTGCTCAGAGAGATGGAGCTGCTATTTTTATTTCTGGCCAAACGGCAAAAACCGCAACCGCAAGACCAGGGCGTGTTCAGTAATTTGTTGGTAGCCGGGTTTAACCTACAGCAGCGCTTTTTAGAAATGATTGACAGGGAGATGGCTAATGCCCAAAAAGGATTGCCGGCTGCTGTCACCATCAAATTGAATAACCTGGAAGAGCGGGTGCTTATAAGTAAATTATATGAAGCCTCAAGAGCAGGTGTTAAAGTTTCGCTGATTGTGCGCAGCATATGCTGTTTAATTCCGGGACAGCCGGGCATGAGTGACAATATCACCATAAAAAGAATTGTAGACAGGTACCTGGAGCATGGTCGCATATTTATATTTCACAACAATGGCAACCCCGAAGTTTTTATGGGATCTGCCGATTGGATGAACAGGAACATTTACCGGCGTATTGAAGTTTGCTTCCCTGTTTTAAGCAGTAGCTTAAAAGAAGAAGTAATTGCAATGGTTACCCTTCAATTACAGGACAATGTAAAAGCCGTTTGGCTGAATGATAAGATAGAGAATATTGCGGTAACAGGCGGAGAGCCAAGCGTTCAATCGCAGCAGGCTATCAGTGACATGTTGAACCATAAAATTTTGCAGGCATGA